Proteins encoded within one genomic window of Clostridiisalibacter paucivorans DSM 22131:
- the pssA gene encoding CDP-diacylglycerol--serine O-phosphatidyltransferase, whose amino-acid sequence MKIKDYIPNFFTLLNLTFGVLAIIYIFYGNYYMSSLLILIAALSDRFDGKLARKFEATSCIGKELDSLCDLISFGVAPTVLVWNMRLIDIGVIGIIITVLYTISGAYRLARYNTMEFDGIYYGVPITMAGGIIAIVALYNIKYNINIYALSSLMLLLSYAMISTKIKLKKR is encoded by the coding sequence ATGAAAATAAAAGACTATATACCTAATTTTTTTACACTATTGAATCTTACCTTTGGAGTATTAGCTATAATTTATATTTTTTATGGCAATTATTATATGTCATCACTTTTGATTTTAATAGCTGCACTATCAGATAGATTCGATGGTAAATTAGCAAGAAAATTTGAGGCTACTAGTTGTATAGGAAAGGAGTTAGATTCTTTATGTGACTTGATATCATTTGGGGTGGCTCCAACGGTGTTGGTATGGAATATGAGATTGATAGATATAGGAGTTATTGGCATTATAATAACAGTTTTATATACTATATCTGGTGCATATAGATTGGCGAGATATAATACCATGGAATTTGATGGAATATATTATGGAGTGCCTATAACTATGGCAGGTGGTATAATTGCAATAGTTGCTTTGTATAATATTAAATACAATATTAATATATATGCATTATCTTCTCTAATGTTGCTATTATCCTATGCAATGATTAGTACGAAGATAAAATTGAAAAAAAGATAG
- a CDS encoding pseudouridine synthase encodes MSKKERIDKILSNIGYGSRKDVKNLIKKGMVSIDGNIVKDSGMKVDPYETKIYVRDKLVRYRKYIYIMMNKPEGYVSSTDDPINNTVVDLLDDEYKIFDPFPVGRLDKDTVGLLILSNDGKLAHRVLAPKNHISKTYFAKIQGKIDDEDITRFKEGILLDDGYKTMSSKLDVLKNGDISEVCINIKEGKFHQIKRMFKALDKKVIYLKRISMGSLKLDESLREGEYRELEIEEINLLTK; translated from the coding sequence ATGTCAAAAAAAGAGAGAATAGATAAGATTTTGTCTAATATAGGATATGGAAGTAGAAAAGATGTAAAAAATTTGATTAAAAAAGGTATGGTAAGCATAGATGGAAATATTGTTAAAGACAGTGGTATGAAGGTAGATCCTTATGAAACTAAAATCTATGTAAGAGATAAATTGGTTAGATATAGAAAATACATCTATATTATGATGAACAAACCCGAGGGATATGTGTCTTCTACTGATGATCCTATAAATAATACTGTAGTTGATTTATTAGATGATGAGTATAAGATTTTCGATCCATTTCCTGTGGGAAGGCTAGATAAAGACACTGTGGGATTATTGATACTTTCTAATGATGGTAAATTAGCACATAGAGTATTAGCCCCTAAAAATCATATATCCAAGACATATTTTGCTAAAATACAAGGGAAGATAGATGATGAAGATATAACAAGATTTAAAGAGGGAATATTGTTGGATGATGGTTATAAAACCATGTCCAGTAAATTAGATGTATTAAAAAATGGAGATATATCTGAAGTATGTATCAATATAAAAGAAGGCAAGTTTCATCAAATAAAGAGAATGTTTAAAGCTTTAGATAAAAAAGTAATATATCTAAAAAGAATATCTATGGGTAGTTTGAAATTAGACGAATCTTTGAGAGAAGGAGAGTATAGGGAGCTTGAAATAGAAGAAATAAATCTATTGACTAAGTAG